One window of Triticum dicoccoides isolate Atlit2015 ecotype Zavitan chromosome 5A, WEW_v2.0, whole genome shotgun sequence genomic DNA carries:
- the LOC119298728 gene encoding puroindoline-B-like: protein MKIFFLLAFLALVVNTAIAQYAEVPSPAAQAPTADGYGEWVAIAPSASGSENCEEEQPKLDSCSDYVMDRCVTKDMPLSWVFPQTWGKRSCEEVQNQCCQQLRQTTPRCRCKAIWTSIQGDLSGFKGLQQGLEAKMVQTAKSLPSKCNIDPKYCNIPITSGYYW, encoded by the coding sequence ATGAAGATCTTCTTCCTCCTAGCTTTCCTTGCTCTGGTAGTGAACACTGCTATTGCGCAATATGCGGAAGTTCCCAGCCCAGCTGCGCAAGCTCCCACCGCGGATGGTTATGGGGAATGGGTTGCGATAGCACCTAGTGCGAGTGGTTCTGAGAATTGCGAGGAAGAGCAGCCAAAGCTAGACTCTTGCAGCGATTATGTTATGGATCGGTGTGTGACGAAGGATATGCCGCTCTCTTGGGTCTTTCCTCAGACTTGGGGGAAGAGAAGTTGTGAGGAGGTCCAAAACCAGTGTTGTCAGCAATTGAGGCAAACGACGCCGCGTTGCCGCTGCAAGGCTATATGGACATCAATCCAAGGCGATCTAAGTGGCTTCAAGGGCCTTCAACAAGGTCTGGAAGCCAAAATGGTGCAGACGGCCAAGAGCCTTCCCTCCAAGTGCAACATTGATCCAAAATACTGCAACATCCCCATCACTAGTGGATATTACTGGTGA
- the LOC119298729 gene encoding protein NUCLEAR FUSION DEFECTIVE 4-like, translating into MAARTRWSALAASALIQCFAGGSYCFGVYSPALKASQGYDQSALDAVAFFKDVGANVGVLSGLLAAWAPVGGRRRPWIVLLTGAALCAAGYLPMWLAVAGVVPAPLPLVCLYMLLAAQAQTFMNTADVVTAVENFPDRRGTVIGIMKGFLGLSGAILVQVQRTLHIDPGSFILMLAILPTAIALLLMYFVDVHSAHQRYNKKFLDAFSLMAVTVAGFLMVVIICDQVFMISSAGQSVCFAILLLLIMSPVAIVVRAQRSESKQREEPTSEEQTGLLLHEETAQQDSENASSSTPLVGSNNQDMSSDKAENLNVVQAMCKLDFWLLFLAMACGMGSGLATVNNISQIGGSLGYMSRETSTLVSLWSIWNFSGRFGAGYVSDHFLRSRGLGRPFFIAATLLVMGVGHAIISSGFHASLYVGSVLVGLCYGSQWALMPSITSEIFGLNHFGTIFNTVAVASPVGSYILSVRVVGFIYDKESPQGELACAGKHCFALSFLIMACVCVFGSAVAFVLFIRTRKFYRRVIYARLLPFVDK; encoded by the exons atggcggccagGACGCGGTGGTCGGCGCTGGCGGCGAGCGCTCTGATCCAGTGCTTCGCGGGGGGCAGCTACTGCTTCGGCGTCTACTCACCGGCGCTCAAGGCGTCGCAGGGCTACGACCAGTCCGCGCTCGACGCCGTCGCCTTCTTCAAGGACGTCGGCGCCAACGTCGGGGTCCTCTCGGGCCTCCTTGCCGCGTGGGCGCCCGTGGGAGGCCGCCGACGCCCCTGGATCGTCCTCCTCACCGGCGCCGCACTATGCGCCGCAGGGTACCTCCCCATGTGGCTCGCCGTCGCGGGTGTCGTCCCCGCCCCGCTCCCGCTCGTCTGCCTCTACATGCTGCTCGCCGCGCAGGCGCAGACCTTCATGAATACGGCCGACGTCGTCACCGCCGTCGAGAACTTCCCCGACCGCCGCGGCACCGTCATCGGCATCATGAAG GGTTTTCTAGGCTTGAGCGGCGCAATACTGGTCCAAGTACAGCGCACTCTCCATATTGATCCCGGCAGTTTCATACTTATGCTGGCAATACTACCCACAGCCATCGCGTTGCTGCTCATGTACTTTGTCGACGTCCACAGCGCTCATCAGCGGTACAACAAGAAGTTCCTCGATGCTTTCTCTCTCATGGCCGTTACTGTTGCTGGGTTCCTGATGGTTGTCATAATCTGCGACCAAGTTTTCATGATAAGTTCAGCTGGGCAGAGTGTTTGCTTCGCGATACTCTTGCTGCTGATCATGTCTCCAGTGGCTATTGTTGTAAGGGCTCAGAGGTCCGAATCGAAGCAGCGAGAAGAACCAACGTCGGAAGAACAAACTGGTTTACTTCTTCATGAGGAAACGGCGCAGCAGGATTCAGAGAACGCCAGCTCTAGCACACCGCTTGTGGGATCTAATAATCAGGACATGTCGTCGGACAAAGCAGAGAACCTGAACGTGGTGCAGGCCATGTGCAAACTCGACTTCTGGCTGCTCTTCCTTGCGATGGCCTGCGGAATGGGCTCGGGGTTGGCCACGGTGAACAACATCAGCCAGATCGGGGGCTCTCTGGGCTACATGAGCAGGGAGACCAGCACTCTGGTGTCCCTATGGAGCATCTGGAACTTCTCAGGGAGGTTCGGCGCAGGCTACGTCTCCGACCACTTCCTCCGGTCGCGAGGACTGGGCAGGCCTTTCTTCATAGCAGCGACGCTTCTGGTCATGGGTGTAGGCCATGCCATCATCTCCTCCGGTTTCCACGCATCGCTCTACGTCGGCTCGGTCCTTGTCGGCTTGTGCTACGGGTCTCAGTGGGCTTTGATGCCGAGCATAACTTCAGAGATATTCGGGCTAAACCATTTTGGCACCATCTTCAACACGGTGGCCGTCGCGAGCCCTGTTGGCTCTTACATCCTCTCGGTGCGCGTGGTCGGGTTCATTTATGACAAGGAGTCACCGCAAGGTGAGCTTGCCTGTGCCGGTAAGCACTGCTTCGCACTCTCCTTCCTGATCATGGCATGCGTCTGTGTCTTCGGGTCTGCCGTAGCATTTGTATTGTTCATCAGAACAAGGAAGTTTTATAGACGGGTCATATATGCCAGACTGCTCCCTTTTGTAGATAAATGA
- the LOC119298730 gene encoding AAA-ATPase ASD, mitochondrial-like — MAAMMVERWAGFGSAMATVIFLWSVVQNYVPPTFRLYLTAWAAKVAACFNPYLEITISEYGAERFQRSDFFLAVEAYLSDACARRARKLKAELVKDSKNLRVTVDDHDEVTDDFSGTTIWWYASKRQSRAQVISFYPGEDERRFYKVVFHRRHRDLVVDSYLPFVLGEGRAVTVKNRQRRLFTNNASRNWNPYSSKSVWSHVAFEHPATFDTLAMHPDEKEAIVDDLMAFQESKDYYAKVGKAWKRGYLLYGPPGTGKSTMIAAMANFLDYDVYDLELSAVKNNTELRKLFIETTGKSIIVIEDIDCSIDLTGKRRKDKKASSDKDSDDDGKPKLPMDPEKDDATKVTLSGLLNFIDGLWSACGGERIIIFTTNHKEKLDPALIRRGRMDKHIEMSYCRFEGFKVLAKNYLDVIKHELFREIQQLLEETDMSPADVAENLMPMSKKKKRDPGLCLSGLVKALKQAKEDAAAAAAKAKEEEEAREAEAKKAKEKEEAEVKKAKEENKGKDKAAEEANGDIKEGDKVK; from the coding sequence ATGGCGGCAATGATGGTGGAGAGGTGGGCGGGGTTCGGGTCGGCCATGGCGACCGTCATCTTCCTCTGGTCCGTGGTGCAGAACTACGTACCGCCCACCTTCCGCCTCTACCTCACCGCCTGGGCCGCCAAGGTTGCCGCCTGCTTCAACCCCTACCTTGAGATCACCATCTCAGAGTACGGCGCCGAGCGCTTCCAGCGCAGTGATTTCTTCCTCGCCGTCGAGGCCTACCTCAGCGATGCGTGCGCCCGCCGCGCACGCAAGCTCAAGGCCGAGCTCGTCAAGGACAGCAAGAACCTCCGAGTCACCGTTGACGACCACGACGAGGTCACCGACGACTTCTCCGGCACGACCATCTGGTGGTACGCCTCCAAGCGGCAGTCCAGGGCCCAAGTCATCAGCTTCTACCCCGGCGAGGACGAGCGGCGCTTCTACAAGGTCGTCTTCCACAGGCGCCAccgcgacctcgtcgtcgactcctACCTGCCCTTCGTGCTCGGCGAGGGCCGTGCCGTCACCGTCAAGAACCGCCAGCGCCGTCTCTTCACCAACAACGCCAGCCGCAACTGGAACCCCTACAGCAGCAAGAGCGTCTGGAGCCACGTCGCCTTCGAGCACCCTGCCACTTTCGACACGCTCGCCATGCACCCCGATGAGAAGGAGGCCATCGTTGACGACCTCATGGCGTTCCAGGAGAGCAAGGACTACTATGCAAAGGTCGGCAAGGCGTGGAAGCGCGGGTACCTCCTTTATGGACCGCCCGGCACCGGCAAGTCCACCATGATCGCCGCTATGGCCAACTTCCTTGACTACGACGTCTACGATCTCGAGCTCTCTGCTGTCAAGAACAACACCGAGCTGCGGAAGCTCTTCATTGAGACCACGGGCAAGTCCATCATAGTCATAGAGGACATCGACTGCTCGATCGACCTCACCGGAAAACGCCGCAAGGACAAGAAGGCCTCTAGTGACAAGGACTCCGACGATGATGGCAAACCCAAGCTACCGATGGATCCAGAGAAGGACGACGCCACCAAGGTGACACTCTCGGGCCTCCTCAACTTCATTGATGGACTTTGGTCTGCTTGCGGGGGTGAGcggatcatcatcttcaccaccaacCACAAGGAGAAGCTCGATCCGGCGCTGATCCGTCGAGGAAGAATGGACAAGCACATCGAGATGTCATACTGCCGATTCGAGGGCTTCAAGGTCCTCGCCAAGAACTACTTAGATGTCATCAAGCATGAGTTGTTTAGAGAAATTCAGCAGCTGCTCGAGGAGACCGACATGTCACCCGCCGACGTTGCAGAGAACCTGATGCCAATgtcgaagaagaaaaagagggACCCTGGTTTGTGTTTGTCGGGCCTCGTCAAGGCACTCAAGCAGGCCAAGGAAGATGCGGCAGCAGCAGCGgccaaggcgaaggaggaagaagaggccaggGAGGCTGAAGCAAAGAAAGCCAAGGAGAAAGAGGAGGCGGAGGTGAAGAAAGCCAAGGAGGAAAACAAAGGGAAGGACAAAGCAGCAGAGGAAGCCAATGGAGACATCAAGGAAGGTGACAAAGTGAAGTGA